One stretch of Corynebacterium imitans DNA includes these proteins:
- a CDS encoding heavy metal-responsive transcriptional regulator — protein sequence MWIGELAERAGTTAKTLRFYEEQGLLPPTERTPSGYRDYAPETVARIDFIHRGQAAGLTLAQIRQILDIRDGGHAPCEHVRDLLDVRLAEIEQQIAQLSVLRDTIADLSQDAAHPDPETCSTDQVCRYL from the coding sequence ATGTGGATCGGAGAACTCGCCGAGAGGGCGGGCACTACCGCGAAGACCCTTCGCTTCTACGAGGAACAGGGCCTTCTGCCCCCGACCGAGCGCACGCCGTCCGGATACCGCGACTACGCGCCCGAGACGGTCGCTCGGATCGACTTCATCCACCGCGGCCAGGCCGCGGGTCTCACTCTCGCCCAGATCCGCCAGATCCTCGACATCCGCGACGGCGGCCATGCGCCCTGCGAGCACGTGCGCGACCTGCTTGACGTGCGCCTCGCTGAGATCGAGCAGCAGATCGCGCAGCTCTCCGTGCTGCGCGACACTATCGCGGACCTTAGCCAGGACGCCGCGCACCCGGATCCTGAAACGTGCAGCACCGATCAAGTGTGTAGGTACTTGTAG
- the merA gene encoding mercury(II) reductase — protein MPTKYDLAIIGSGGGAFAAAIRASTLGKSVVMIERGTLGGTCVNTGCVPSKALIAAAGARHVAVDAATRFPGIATTADPVDMPALIAGKQALVESLRGEKYADVADSYGWQVLRGDASFVGTPDAPVLDVAGSDGSVETIEAHHYLVATGSRPWAPPIDGLKETGYLTSTTAMELTEVPESLLVLGGGYVALEQAQLFARLGSQVTLLVRSRLASKEEPEVSKALQEVFADGGIRVVSRAVPTRVSRGTGGEAVVTAALSGGSQEFRADQVLVALGRRPVTDGLNLDAVGVNTGDSGEVVVSDRLQSSNSRVWAAGDVTGHPEFVYVAAHHGTLVAENAFADADRSVDYARLPRVTFTGPAIGAVGMTEKDVLAAGIRCDCRVLPLHHVPRALVNRDTRGFIKIVVNAETNEILGLTAVAKDAGELAAAGVHVLGRTVAEVANAWAPYLTMAEGIRIAAKAFTTDPSLLSCCA, from the coding sequence ATGCCTACGAAGTACGATCTCGCCATCATCGGATCGGGAGGCGGCGCGTTCGCCGCTGCGATCCGCGCCAGCACGCTCGGGAAGTCGGTGGTGATGATCGAGCGCGGGACGCTCGGCGGCACCTGCGTGAACACGGGCTGCGTCCCGTCGAAGGCGCTCATTGCCGCGGCCGGCGCGCGGCACGTCGCGGTCGACGCCGCAACCCGGTTCCCCGGGATCGCGACGACGGCGGATCCCGTCGACATGCCCGCGCTGATCGCTGGGAAGCAAGCGTTGGTGGAGTCGCTGCGCGGCGAGAAGTACGCCGACGTCGCCGACTCCTACGGCTGGCAGGTCCTCCGCGGCGACGCCTCGTTCGTGGGCACCCCTGATGCGCCGGTTCTCGATGTTGCCGGATCCGACGGAAGCGTCGAGACCATCGAGGCCCACCACTACCTGGTCGCGACTGGTTCTCGCCCGTGGGCACCGCCGATCGACGGCCTGAAGGAGACCGGATACCTGACCTCGACCACGGCGATGGAGCTGACGGAGGTCCCCGAGTCGCTGCTGGTGCTCGGCGGCGGCTACGTCGCCCTGGAGCAGGCGCAGCTGTTCGCCCGCCTCGGCTCGCAGGTCACGCTGCTCGTGCGGTCCCGGCTCGCCTCGAAGGAGGAGCCGGAGGTGTCGAAGGCGCTCCAGGAGGTGTTCGCCGACGGGGGCATCCGCGTCGTCAGCCGCGCAGTGCCCACCCGGGTCTCCCGCGGCACGGGAGGCGAGGCCGTCGTGACCGCCGCCTTGTCCGGCGGCTCGCAGGAGTTCCGCGCCGACCAGGTCCTGGTCGCCCTCGGACGCCGTCCCGTCACCGATGGCCTGAACCTCGATGCGGTCGGGGTGAATACCGGAGACTCCGGCGAGGTGGTCGTCTCCGACCGGCTGCAGTCCTCGAACTCGCGGGTCTGGGCCGCGGGCGACGTGACCGGGCACCCCGAGTTCGTCTACGTCGCCGCCCACCACGGCACCCTCGTCGCCGAGAACGCGTTCGCCGACGCCGACCGGTCCGTCGACTACGCCCGCCTGCCGCGGGTGACGTTCACCGGGCCCGCGATCGGCGCGGTCGGGATGACCGAGAAGGACGTCCTCGCCGCGGGGATCCGCTGCGACTGCCGCGTCCTGCCCCTGCACCACGTGCCCCGCGCCTTGGTGAACCGCGACACCCGCGGGTTCATCAAGATCGTCGTGAACGCCGAGACGAACGAGATCCTCGGCCTGACCGCCGTCGCCAAGGACGCCGGGGAGCTCGCCGCCGCAGGCGTCCACGTGCTCGGCAGGACCGTCGCCGAGGTCGCCAACGCCTGGGCCCCCTACCTGACCATGGCCGAGGGCATCCGGATCGCCGCGAAGGCCTTCACCACCGACCCGTCGCTGCTGTCGTGCTGCGCATGA
- a CDS encoding helix-turn-helix domain-containing protein codes for MSEKDTTTAVAPRFYTLQELADLGVGSESTLRKAIKEGRLSFHRFGTAYRIRQDDLDAYLAAARRPAPQLFDGFVDAVVNAAPQLTDEQRQQLVTVLGGVKH; via the coding sequence ATGTCCGAAAAGGACACGACTACCGCCGTCGCGCCACGCTTTTACACGCTGCAGGAACTCGCCGATCTCGGCGTCGGCTCCGAGTCCACGTTGCGAAAAGCTATTAAAGAGGGCCGTCTTTCATTCCACCGTTTCGGCACCGCCTATCGGATTCGCCAAGACGATCTCGACGCCTACCTCGCGGCCGCACGCCGCCCTGCCCCGCAGCTATTCGACGGCTTCGTCGATGCCGTCGTGAATGCAGCGCCCCAACTGACAGATGAGCAGCGCCAGCAGCTCGTCACGGTGCTGGGCGGTGTGAAGCACTAA
- a CDS encoding type IIL restriction-modification enzyme MmeI → MYPHYLFFRFSEYIGSYNCGPALCELDEKAQQRIIDAGQLVLRARERHPQRSLAEHYNPLSMDPILLKAHNNLDREVDKAFDVARKLTNERQRQELLFASYGELARGYVSSLSSKSKPPAGSFPVRVILIGPAAGCRTLSLATPGTMTVPDENTSLP, encoded by the coding sequence ATGTATCCCCACTATTTATTTTTCCGTTTTTCGGAGTACATCGGGAGCTACAACTGCGGACCAGCTCTGTGTGAACTAGATGAGAAGGCGCAGCAGAGAATCATCGACGCTGGACAGTTGGTGCTGCGGGCACGCGAGCGGCACCCCCAGCGGTCACTCGCGGAGCACTACAACCCGTTATCGATGGACCCAATTCTGCTCAAGGCTCACAACAACTTGGACCGGGAAGTCGATAAGGCTTTCGATGTGGCACGCAAACTCACCAACGAGCGCCAGCGCCAGGAGCTACTGTTCGCCAGCTACGGGGAGTTGGCGAGGGGCTATGTCTCCTCGCTTTCATCAAAATCGAAACCACCAGCAGGGTCGTTCCCCGTGCGGGTGATTTTGATCGGTCCCGCTGCTGGGTGTAGAACCCTGTCGCTGGCAACGCCGGGAACTATGACTGTGCCCGACGAGAACACGTCACTGCCATAA
- the erm gene encoding 23S ribosomal RNA methyltransferase Erm — MSTYGYGRHEHGQNFLTDHKIINSIVDLVKQTSGPIIEIGPGSGALTHPISHLGRAITAVEVDAKLAAKLTKKTASASVEVVHDDFLNFPLPATPCVIVGNIPFHLTTAILRKLLHAPAWTAAVLLMQWEVARRRAGVGASTMMTAQWSPWFTFHLGSRVPRSAFRPQPNVDGGILVIRRVGDPKIPIEQRKAFQAMVHTVFTARGRGIGEILRRAGLFSSRSETQSWLRSRGIDPATLPPRLHTSDWIDLFQVTGSSSPRHRPISQSGSSQRPPQRKNRGRRR; from the coding sequence ATGTCTACATACGGATACGGCCGTCACGAACATGGCCAAAATTTTCTCACAGACCACAAGATCATCAACTCCATCGTCGATCTTGTAAAACAAACCTCCGGCCCCATCATTGAGATCGGGCCAGGAAGCGGTGCCCTCACTCACCCGATATCCCACTTGGGGAGGGCAATAACGGCAGTTGAGGTAGACGCAAAACTAGCTGCCAAACTCACAAAAAAGACCGCCTCGGCGTCGGTCGAAGTGGTCCATGATGATTTCCTCAACTTCCCGTTACCCGCCACTCCCTGCGTCATTGTGGGAAACATTCCCTTTCACCTCACCACTGCCATTCTTCGAAAGTTGTTGCATGCGCCGGCATGGACTGCCGCTGTACTCCTCATGCAGTGGGAAGTCGCTCGCCGCCGGGCCGGGGTAGGTGCAAGCACGATGATGACAGCTCAGTGGTCCCCATGGTTCACGTTTCACCTTGGTTCCCGAGTACCAAGGTCTGCTTTCCGGCCACAGCCAAACGTTGACGGGGGGATCTTAGTGATCCGCCGGGTGGGTGACCCGAAGATCCCGATAGAGCAACGCAAAGCCTTTCAGGCGATGGTGCACACCGTTTTCACCGCCCGGGGACGCGGGATAGGGGAAATTCTCCGAAGGGCAGGGTTGTTTTCATCACGTTCAGAGACACAATCATGGTTGCGCTCGCGAGGAATCGACCCCGCAACCCTACCTCCCAGATTGCACACCAGCGACTGGATCGATCTCTTCCAGGTGACTGGTTCCTCTTCACCGCGCCATCGGCCCATTTCACAATCGGGAAGTAGTCAACGCCCTCCTCAACGGAAAAATCGAGGCCGGCGGCGGTAA
- a CDS encoding peptide chain release factor I — protein MNDMTIAPGPGIPDGAVIAADLAERFAKSSTPGGQGVNTTDGKVQLSIDVAECASLTDAQRHRISRNLEHRLDGSVFTVTASTQRSVFRSWSSRLHLRHSLVSPGRSVRGSTIAPVLITSRDQRVHRRG, from the coding sequence ATGAACGACATGACCATAGCGCCCGGCCCGGGGATCCCCGACGGTGCGGTCATCGCCGCCGATCTCGCGGAGCGTTTCGCGAAATCGTCGACTCCGGGCGGCCAGGGCGTCAACACGACGGACGGCAAAGTCCAGCTTTCCATCGATGTCGCGGAATGCGCATCGCTTACCGACGCCCAGCGTCACCGTATCTCGCGCAACCTCGAGCACCGCCTAGACGGCTCCGTCTTTACCGTGACTGCGTCGACTCAGCGGTCTGTGTTTCGCTCCTGGTCCTCTCGCTTGCACCTGCGACACAGCCTCGTGTCCCCGGGCCGTAGCGTTCGGGGGAGCACAATAGCCCCAGTCCTCATCACGTCCCGGGATCAAAGAGTTCATCGCAGAGGTTAA